The Streptococcaceae bacterium ESL0729 genome has a segment encoding these proteins:
- a CDS encoding YhgE/Pip domain-containing protein, whose translation MIKEEFKRIKSNKLLLSTVIVVSFLPIIYAGVFLKSLWDPYGHMDNLPVAVVNEDKAANFEGQKLDVGDQVVANLKQNELLDWNFVSADEAKEGLKDRKYYMVVTLPEDFSKNAATVLDPDPQKLNLKYETNPGVNFLGEVISDTAMEKLKAQVNESVSTSYVKAIFSTIKTLGSSMNQAADGAQKLNGGAEQLNAGLGQLNEKVPTLASGVEQLNSGASTLNSGVDKYTGGVHQLASGINQLGNQLPTLTSGVNQLDQGANSLSSAIGQYTSGTSTLSNGLNTLNAQVPALTSAIPTLNNGAQSLSQGLNQLNSAVSGEGGLAAGVAELAAGADQLSNGLSADKVVALNQYADGVINLANGLESSDLAGTMAQIKASLTSIGQNLQAAAGSLQNASQPVDKSNEVIQALASTNGGKGLTEEEKAAVRSTLKVNSSDSQVTSALAQISQALASLQQLSASLNSSSVSAPSQAQLDALKQGSAGLQGLLSQMPAGLQNLSGGLNQLNTKISSDKGLAASISTLNSGSQTLAGGTSALSEKVPTLASGINQLASGANQLNDNSQALNSGANTLAGGLASLNGNIPSLAAGVTSLSQGATTLDGQAATLTGGTAKLSGGLSELAGNLPSLTSGVSQLLGGTSQLVDGTDQLAEKLKGGSEKISATNLSDKNAAMVAAPDELEHDKYSQVPNYGHALAPYFMSVSLYVGALVFNFAYPIRKIARRKDATAYGWFSSKLVLGALVSTSMALIIGVIMQVLGLTVENQLQYFGILLATSWAYMFLVMFLAMTFDNPGRFLAMLLLVLQLGSAGGMFPMQVVGNFYNLVHPVVPMTYSIYGLRQAISGGLGNGMFVSSILVLLALALILIGLLYLSMKKLFKEGQAGYSQLDQNQKLLDDDYSYDEKYSLW comes from the coding sequence TTGATTAAAGAAGAATTTAAAAGAATAAAATCAAATAAACTGCTATTGTCGACAGTTATTGTGGTATCTTTTCTGCCCATTATCTATGCTGGGGTCTTCCTAAAGTCCCTGTGGGACCCATATGGACACATGGATAATCTTCCCGTTGCAGTAGTTAATGAGGACAAGGCAGCAAACTTTGAGGGTCAAAAACTTGATGTGGGAGACCAGGTTGTTGCAAATCTTAAGCAAAATGAACTTCTTGATTGGAATTTTGTATCAGCCGATGAGGCTAAAGAAGGCCTAAAGGACAGGAAATACTACATGGTAGTTACCTTGCCTGAAGATTTTTCTAAAAATGCAGCGACTGTTCTTGACCCAGATCCTCAAAAGTTAAACCTAAAGTATGAAACTAATCCAGGAGTCAATTTTCTAGGAGAGGTTATCAGCGATACTGCCATGGAGAAGCTGAAAGCTCAGGTCAATGAAAGTGTTAGTACTTCCTATGTAAAGGCAATTTTTTCAACCATTAAGACCCTTGGCTCAAGCATGAACCAAGCAGCAGATGGAGCTCAAAAGCTTAATGGTGGAGCCGAGCAGCTTAATGCAGGCCTTGGTCAATTGAATGAAAAGGTACCAACCCTTGCTTCAGGGGTTGAGCAGCTAAATTCAGGTGCTTCTACCCTAAATTCAGGGGTTGATAAGTATACTGGTGGAGTTCATCAGCTCGCTTCAGGAATTAATCAACTGGGCAATCAGCTACCAACTCTTACATCTGGTGTTAATCAACTAGATCAAGGAGCTAACAGCCTTAGTTCAGCCATTGGTCAATATACCTCTGGGACAAGTACCCTTTCAAATGGCTTAAATACTTTAAATGCACAAGTACCAGCTCTTACATCGGCTATTCCAACTTTAAATAATGGAGCTCAAAGCCTAAGTCAAGGTCTAAATCAACTAAATTCAGCCGTATCTGGAGAAGGTGGTCTTGCAGCAGGAGTTGCGGAGCTTGCAGCAGGTGCAGATCAATTATCAAATGGTCTATCAGCTGATAAGGTTGTAGCATTAAACCAATATGCAGACGGGGTAATTAATCTTGCAAATGGTCTTGAATCAAGCGATTTAGCGGGAACAATGGCTCAAATCAAAGCAAGTCTAACTTCAATTGGGCAAAATCTTCAAGCAGCAGCTGGAAGCCTTCAAAATGCCAGCCAACCTGTTGATAAGTCAAATGAAGTAATTCAAGCCCTTGCTTCAACAAACGGTGGAAAAGGACTAACAGAAGAAGAGAAGGCAGCAGTTAGATCAACCCTTAAGGTCAATAGCTCAGACAGCCAAGTGACATCAGCTTTAGCCCAAATTTCACAAGCTTTGGCAAGCCTTCAACAACTGAGTGCAAGTCTTAATAGTAGCAGCGTAAGTGCTCCGTCACAGGCTCAACTTGATGCCCTTAAACAAGGTTCAGCAGGCCTTCAAGGTCTTTTAAGTCAAATGCCTGCAGGCCTCCAAAATTTATCTGGTGGATTAAATCAATTGAACACGAAAATAAGCTCAGATAAAGGCCTTGCAGCATCTATAAGTACCCTAAATAGTGGTAGTCAAACTCTTGCTGGTGGGACAAGTGCCCTTAGTGAAAAAGTACCAACCCTTGCTTCAGGTATTAACCAACTTGCAAGTGGAGCAAATCAATTAAATGATAATTCACAGGCCCTTAACTCAGGAGCAAATACTCTAGCAGGAGGTCTAGCAAGCCTTAATGGTAATATCCCAAGTCTTGCAGCAGGTGTTACAAGCCTATCTCAAGGGGCAACTACCCTTGACGGACAAGCAGCTACCCTAACAGGAGGTACTGCTAAACTTTCAGGTGGTCTGTCAGAACTTGCTGGAAACCTTCCAAGCTTAACAAGTGGAGTTAGCCAGCTTCTAGGTGGAACTAGCCAGCTAGTAGATGGTACTGATCAATTGGCAGAAAAACTTAAGGGCGGTTCTGAAAAAATTTCAGCAACCAACCTGAGTGATAAGAATGCTGCCATGGTCGCAGCCCCTGATGAGCTTGAGCATGATAAATACAGCCAGGTACCAAACTATGGACATGCCCTGGCCCCTTACTTTATGAGCGTATCCCTTTATGTGGGAGCTCTTGTCTTTAACTTCGCTTATCCAATTAGAAAGATTGCTAGACGAAAAGATGCAACAGCTTATGGCTGGTTCTCTAGTAAGCTAGTCTTAGGTGCTCTTGTATCAACAAGCATGGCCCTAATCATCGGTGTTATCATGCAAGTCTTGGGACTGACTGTCGAAAATCAGCTCCAATACTTCGGTATTCTTTTGGCCACATCTTGGGCTTATATGTTCCTTGTGATGTTCCTAGCTATGACATTTGACAATCCAGGACGCTTCCTAGCCATGTTACTTCTGGTTTTACAGCTAGGTTCAGCTGGAGGAATGTTCCCCATGCAAGTGGTTGGCAACTTCTATAATCTGGTTCATCCTGTAGTTCCTATGACCTATTCAATTTATGGCTTGCGTCAAGCAATCTCAGGTGGTCTAGGTAATGGTATGTTTGTAAGTTCTATCCTAGTTCTCCTAGCATTAGCTCTAATCCTTATCGGTCTTTTGTACCTATCGATGAAGAAGCTATTCAAGGAAGGACAAGCAGGATATTCACAACTTGATCAAAACCAAAAACTTTTGGATGATGATTATAGCTATGACGAAAAATATAGCCTTTGGTAA
- a CDS encoding DUF1831 domain-containing protein, producing MAFDKEIHLDDCKYVYTLSSGIKKFTLKDTTFRETKTGNFELTRNLDFTPNSADGFLLKITVNKNLTGFKMVITDKSGLRKINIFSKEANKPLADKFYFQMDSLIDRDVFTKKEI from the coding sequence ATGGCCTTTGACAAAGAAATTCACTTAGATGACTGTAAATATGTGTATACCTTATCAAGCGGAATCAAAAAATTTACCCTCAAGGATACAACTTTTAGGGAAACAAAAACAGGAAATTTTGAGCTGACTAGAAACCTTGATTTCACTCCCAACTCAGCTGATGGTTTTCTCTTAAAAATCACTGTAAATAAAAATCTAACTGGCTTTAAGATGGTCATAACTGACAAAAGCGGCCTAAGAAAGATTAATATTTTCAGCAAGGAGGCCAACAAACCCTTGGCTGACAAATTTTACTTCCAGATGGACAGCCTTATTGATAGAGATGTTTTTACCAAAAAAGAAATTTAA
- a CDS encoding YpmS family protein — translation MNRKNILKKLQEDYLKFKGKLGDKKKNRKPSGKNIYKYLFLTLLAVNLFVGGFLAIKVFAPWSQPTISDESGVDHELEVATRVAQIGMTSSELNHVINYYLQKNYKPSNYKLAVTDKITLSGSYQFFFAKFPLTMTFVPQVLDNGNIELDVDSLTAGSLNLPKDKALSYVKESYKFPNFIVVSPSKEKITIDLASLALDDDLLVEADQIDLKNEKIIFNLLQK, via the coding sequence ATGAATCGCAAAAATATTTTAAAAAAGTTGCAGGAGGACTACCTTAAATTTAAGGGTAAGTTGGGTGATAAAAAAAAGAATCGTAAGCCTAGTGGCAAAAATATTTACAAGTACCTCTTTTTGACCTTGCTAGCCGTCAATCTTTTTGTGGGTGGATTTTTGGCCATAAAGGTATTTGCTCCTTGGTCTCAACCTACAATTAGTGATGAAAGTGGCGTTGACCATGAGCTTGAGGTGGCAACAAGAGTTGCACAGATTGGGATGACCAGCTCAGAGCTTAATCATGTCATCAACTATTATTTGCAAAAAAATTATAAGCCTTCAAATTACAAGCTGGCTGTGACAGATAAAATTACCCTTAGTGGTAGCTACCAATTTTTCTTTGCTAAATTTCCCTTGACCATGACCTTTGTGCCGCAAGTTTTAGATAATGGTAATATTGAGCTTGATGTAGATAGTCTTACGGCTGGAAGTCTTAATCTACCAAAGGATAAGGCCTTAAGCTATGTTAAGGAAAGTTACAAGTTCCCAAATTTTATTGTGGTCAGTCCCAGCAAGGAAAAAATTACAATTGATCTAGCCAGTCTAGCCCTTGATGATGATTTACTAGTCGAAGCAGATCAAATTGATTTAAAGAATGAAAAGATTATTTTTAATTTGCTTCAAAAATAA
- a CDS encoding HU family DNA-binding protein: MANKQDLVAKVAEKTELTKKDAELAVNAVFSSITDFLAEGDKVQLIGFGTFETRERAARTGRNPQTGKTLEIAATTVPAFKAGKALKDAVK; encoded by the coding sequence ATGGCTAACAAGCAGGATTTAGTAGCAAAAGTTGCAGAAAAAACTGAACTTACTAAAAAAGATGCAGAACTTGCAGTAAATGCAGTATTCTCATCAATTACAGACTTCCTTGCTGAAGGTGATAAAGTACAACTTATCGGTTTTGGTACTTTTGAAACTCGCGAACGTGCAGCACGTACAGGACGTAACCCACAAACTGGTAAAACTCTTGAAATCGCTGCAACTACTGTACCTGCCTTCAAAGCTGGTAAAGCTCTGAAAGATGCAGTAAAATAA
- the tuf gene encoding elongation factor Tu codes for MAKEKYDRSKPHVNIGTIGHVDHGKTTLSAAISKVLADKQGIEATDFASIDAAPEERERGITINTAHIEYETDARHYAHIDAPGHADYVKNMITGAAQMDGAILVVAATDGPMPQTREHILLSRQVGVQYLVVFLNKVDLVDDEELLELVEMEVRDLLSEYDFPGDDTPIIAGSALGALNGEQQWVDKVVELMDTVDEYIPTPERDTDKPLLLPVEDVFSITGRGTVASGRIDRGTIHVNDEIEIVGIKPETSKAVVTGVEMFRKTLDEGFAGDNVGVLLRGVQRDEIERGQVIAKPGSITPHTKFKGEVYVLSKEEGGRHTPFFDNYRPQFYFRTTDVTGSIKLPEGIEMVMPGDNVTIDVELIHPIAVEQGTTFSIREGGRTVGSGIVTEIEA; via the coding sequence ATGGCAAAAGAAAAATATGACCGCAGCAAACCGCACGTTAACATCGGTACAATCGGACACGTTGACCACGGTAAAACTACACTTTCTGCGGCAATCTCTAAAGTATTAGCAGACAAACAAGGAATCGAAGCTACTGACTTCGCTTCAATCGATGCTGCTCCTGAAGAACGCGAACGCGGAATCACAATCAACACAGCTCACATCGAGTATGAAACTGACGCACGTCACTATGCTCACATCGACGCACCAGGACACGCGGACTACGTTAAAAACATGATCACTGGAGCTGCCCAAATGGACGGAGCTATCCTTGTAGTAGCTGCAACTGATGGACCAATGCCACAAACTCGTGAGCACATCCTTCTTTCACGTCAGGTTGGGGTACAATACCTAGTAGTATTCCTTAACAAAGTTGATTTAGTTGACGATGAAGAGCTTCTTGAACTTGTAGAAATGGAAGTTCGTGACCTTCTTTCTGAATACGATTTCCCAGGTGACGATACTCCAATCATCGCTGGTTCAGCTCTTGGAGCTCTTAACGGTGAACAACAATGGGTTGACAAAGTTGTTGAACTTATGGACACTGTTGATGAGTACATCCCAACTCCAGAACGTGATACTGACAAACCTCTTCTTCTTCCAGTCGAAGATGTATTCTCAATCACTGGACGTGGTACTGTAGCATCAGGACGTATCGACCGTGGAACAATCCACGTCAACGACGAAATCGAAATCGTTGGTATCAAACCAGAAACTTCTAAAGCAGTTGTAACTGGTGTTGAAATGTTCCGTAAAACTCTTGACGAAGGTTTCGCTGGAGACAACGTTGGGGTACTTCTACGTGGTGTACAACGTGATGAAATCGAACGTGGACAAGTTATTGCTAAACCAGGTTCAATCACTCCTCACACTAAATTCAAAGGTGAAGTATACGTTCTTTCTAAAGAAGAAGGTGGACGTCACACTCCATTCTTCGATAACTACCGTCCACAGTTCTACTTCCGTACAACTGACGTAACTGGTAGCATCAAACTTCCAGAAGGAATCGAAATGGTAATGCCAGGGGATAACGTAACTATCGACGTTGAGCTTATCCACCCAATCGCCGTTGAACAAGGAACTACATTCTCTATCCGTGAAGGTGGACGTACTGTAGGTTCAGGTATCGTTACTGAAATCGAAGCTTAA
- a CDS encoding glutamate-5-semialdehyde dehydrogenase, whose translation MEGLGKRAQKAARELSLLDSDRKNHLLERMADALEITAPQILEENKKDLARARENQVSENMQDRLLLSEERIKDMAEGIRKVAALDDPIGSVDKMWRNADNLLIGKQRVPLGVIGIIYESRPNVTTDAASLCFKTGNAVILRGGKEAFYTNKMLVDILQTVLTVEGCSPYAIQFVEDTSHDVAEAMMKANDYLDLLIPRGGEGLIKRVKNTARVPVIETGTGNNHVYIDKDAQLDMAIKIVLNAKAQRPSVCNSIETVLVHEDIAEKILPLLEAELVNKKVEIRADERAMTYLTTAIPAVDKDWSTEYLDYILAVKIVDSIEDAIAHISKYNTKHSDAIVTDDYFASQKFLEEVDAAAVYTNASTRFTDGFVFGFGAEIGISTQKIHARGPMGLDELTSTKYVIYGNGQVRE comes from the coding sequence ATTGAAGGTTTGGGTAAGAGGGCTCAAAAGGCTGCCCGTGAATTAAGCCTGCTTGATTCTGACCGGAAAAATCACCTGCTTGAAAGAATGGCAGATGCCCTAGAAATTACAGCTCCGCAAATTTTAGAGGAAAATAAAAAGGATTTGGCAAGGGCTAGGGAAAATCAAGTTTCAGAAAATATGCAAGACCGTTTGCTTTTAAGCGAAGAAAGAATCAAGGATATGGCTGAGGGCATCCGTAAGGTTGCAGCCCTTGATGACCCAATTGGAAGCGTTGATAAGATGTGGCGTAATGCCGACAACCTTCTTATCGGTAAGCAAAGGGTGCCTCTAGGTGTTATCGGTATCATCTATGAATCAAGACCAAATGTTACGACTGACGCAGCTTCTCTTTGTTTTAAAACGGGAAATGCTGTTATCTTAAGGGGTGGAAAAGAAGCCTTCTATACTAATAAGATGTTGGTTGATATCTTACAGACAGTTCTTACAGTTGAAGGATGTTCACCTTATGCCATTCAGTTTGTTGAAGATACCTCTCATGATGTAGCAGAAGCCATGATGAAGGCTAATGATTACCTTGACCTCTTGATTCCACGAGGGGGAGAAGGTCTTATCAAAAGGGTGAAAAATACAGCAAGAGTTCCTGTGATTGAGACAGGAACAGGGAATAACCATGTCTACATTGACAAGGATGCCCAGCTTGATATGGCTATCAAAATTGTTTTAAATGCCAAGGCTCAAAGACCTTCAGTATGTAATTCAATTGAAACTGTCCTTGTCCATGAAGATATTGCTGAGAAAATCCTCCCTCTCTTAGAGGCTGAATTAGTCAATAAAAAAGTTGAAATTCGTGCCGATGAAAGGGCTATGACCTACTTAACGACTGCTATACCAGCAGTTGATAAGGACTGGTCAACTGAATATCTGGACTACATTTTAGCTGTTAAGATTGTTGATTCAATTGAAGACGCCATTGCCCATATCAGCAAGTACAACACCAAGCATTCTGATGCCATCGTTACAGACGATTATTTTGCCTCACAAAAATTCTTGGAAGAAGTTGATGCAGCAGCTGTTTATACCAATGCTTCAACTAGATTCACAGATGGCTTCGTCTTTGGTTTTGGAGCTGAAATAGGTATTTCGACTCAAAAAATCCATGCAAGAGGTCCAATGGGACTTGATGAATTAACCTCGACTAAATATGTAATTTATGGAAACGGTCAGGTAAGAGAATAA
- a CDS encoding DegV family protein, translated as MAIKIVTDSTISIEPNLVEELDITIVPLTITIDGVSYQDGSMTQKEFMEKMAASKNLPMTSQPPVGLFAEIYDNLGADGSEIISIHLTKVLSGTMESARQASNISSSNVTVVDSKFIDQALKFQVVEAARLAKEGASKEEILAAIENIRSHSELFIGVATLENLIKGGRVGHAAGLVGSLLNIKLILSLTPEKLEQEVKGRGNKTFQKWVDSFAASLQGKKVKEIGISHADNLAFSQHIKELLQPYVEKPISILETNSTIVTHAGPGAWAVMAEYE; from the coding sequence ATGGCAATAAAAATTGTAACAGACTCAACAATTTCAATTGAACCTAATTTGGTAGAGGAATTAGATATAACAATCGTTCCCCTAACGATTACCATTGATGGGGTTTCCTACCAAGATGGTAGCATGACCCAGAAGGAATTTATGGAAAAAATGGCTGCCAGCAAGAATTTGCCCATGACTAGTCAGCCACCGGTGGGCTTGTTTGCAGAGATTTATGATAATCTTGGAGCAGACGGAAGTGAAATTATCTCCATTCACTTGACCAAGGTTTTAAGTGGAACTATGGAATCAGCTAGACAGGCTTCTAACATCTCTAGTTCAAATGTTACAGTTGTTGATAGCAAATTTATTGACCAGGCCCTAAAATTCCAAGTCGTTGAAGCTGCAAGACTTGCTAAAGAAGGGGCAAGCAAGGAAGAAATCCTTGCTGCTATTGAAAACATCCGCAGTCATTCAGAACTCTTTATTGGTGTGGCTACCCTTGAAAATCTGATTAAAGGTGGAAGGGTCGGCCATGCCGCAGGTCTTGTTGGTAGCCTGTTAAATATCAAACTCATCCTAAGCTTAACCCCTGAAAAGCTTGAACAAGAGGTTAAGGGGCGTGGAAATAAGACCTTCCAAAAATGGGTCGACAGCTTTGCTGCAAGCCTTCAAGGTAAGAAAGTCAAGGAGATTGGGATATCGCATGCTGATAATTTGGCCTTTAGCCAGCACATAAAAGAACTCCTTCAACCTTATGTAGAAAAGCCAATTTCAATTTTGGAGACTAATTCAACCATCGTAACCCATGCAGGTCCTGGTGCCTGGGCTGTCATGGCTGAATATGAATAA
- a CDS encoding cysteine desulfurase family protein encodes MVYLDNAATTPMSQASIDAVLNIMKNYFGNPSSIHSYGREAAKILRNSRQKIADILGIQADNIIFTSGGTEANNTAIRGYALANQGSGRHLITTSIEHHSVTHTFEYLRDELGFEVSFVSPNEEGIITADAIKKALRPDTILVSTMYANNETGSILPIKEIGQLLREHQAAFHVDAVQAMGKIPLSPKDLGIDFLSASAHKFHGPKGVGFLYADTNKFDKLLFGGDQESGHRPGTENLAAIAGMATALEEASQNIEENLTYVKDLRDKLLDQINDLDFYLNQFGPSLPHVLNIGFMGVNHDLLLMKLDLAGIAVSTGSACTAGATLPSHVLSEIYGQNNPKLKENVRISFSEFNKPEDLSKLAYNLKKILGE; translated from the coding sequence ATGGTTTACTTAGATAATGCAGCCACCACGCCAATGTCTCAGGCTTCAATTGATGCTGTGCTTAATATTATGAAAAATTATTTCGGCAATCCATCAAGCATTCATAGCTATGGACGAGAAGCCGCAAAAATCCTGCGAAATTCCCGCCAAAAAATCGCAGATATTTTAGGCATACAGGCAGATAATATTATATTTACCTCTGGGGGGACGGAAGCAAATAACACAGCCATCAGGGGCTATGCCTTAGCCAACCAAGGATCAGGAAGGCATTTGATAACAACTTCTATCGAGCACCATTCAGTTACTCATACCTTTGAGTATTTAAGGGATGAACTCGGTTTTGAGGTAAGTTTTGTCTCACCAAATGAGGAAGGAATAATTACAGCTGACGCCATTAAAAAAGCCCTTCGTCCCGATACTATCCTTGTCAGTACCATGTATGCCAACAATGAAACTGGGAGCATCCTTCCCATCAAAGAAATTGGGCAGCTTTTAAGGGAACACCAGGCGGCCTTTCACGTTGACGCTGTTCAAGCTATGGGTAAAATACCACTTTCACCCAAGGATTTGGGGATTGACTTCCTATCTGCTTCTGCTCATAAGTTTCATGGACCTAAGGGGGTTGGATTTTTATATGCAGATACAAATAAATTTGACAAACTTCTCTTTGGCGGCGACCAAGAAAGTGGCCACCGTCCTGGGACCGAAAACCTAGCAGCTATTGCGGGGATGGCTACAGCTCTTGAAGAAGCCAGCCAAAATATTGAAGAAAATCTTACTTATGTTAAAGATTTAAGGGATAAGCTTCTTGATCAAATTAATGATTTGGACTTCTATCTCAATCAATTTGGACCGAGCCTACCTCATGTACTTAATATCGGCTTTATGGGGGTAAATCATGACCTCCTCTTAATGAAGCTTGATTTAGCTGGAATTGCTGTCTCAACAGGAAGTGCTTGTACTGCTGGGGCAACCCTGCCTAGCCACGTCCTTTCTGAAATTTACGGGCAAAACAACCCCAAACTAAAGGAAAATGTAAGGATTAGTTTTTCAGAATTTAATAAGCCTGAAGACTTAAGCAAACTTGCTTACAATTTAAAGAAAATATTAGGAGAATAA
- a CDS encoding ribose-phosphate diphosphokinase produces the protein MTDRYQDSHLKLFTLNSNEDLAKKISEAANVPLGELFSRQFSDGEIQINIEESVRGYDIYIIQSTSYPVNSHLMELLIMIDACKRASANSINVIMPYFGYARQDRTAVPREPITAKLVANMLVKAGADRVVTLDLHAVQVQGFFDIPVDNLFTTPLFAQYYTENNIKGDDVVVVAPKNSGVKRARSLAELLDSPIAIVDYEDDDKARENGYIIGDVEDKNVILIDDILTTGKTFASAASIVKDAGARDIYAVASHGLFTPGSNELLNQAPIKEILVTDSVKTNTKKPDQVKYLTASELIANAIIRIHENRPVSPLFEYKKKKK, from the coding sequence TTGACAGATAGGTACCAAGATTCACATCTTAAACTTTTTACCCTAAATTCAAATGAAGATTTAGCTAAAAAAATAAGTGAGGCAGCTAATGTTCCTCTAGGTGAATTATTTTCAAGACAATTTTCTGATGGAGAAATCCAAATCAATATTGAAGAAAGTGTCCGTGGTTATGACATCTACATCATCCAATCAACTAGTTACCCAGTAAACAGTCACTTAATGGAATTACTTATCATGATTGACGCCTGTAAACGTGCTAGTGCTAACTCAATCAATGTTATCATGCCCTACTTTGGCTATGCCCGCCAAGATAGAACGGCAGTTCCCCGCGAGCCAATTACAGCTAAGCTTGTTGCCAACATGCTGGTCAAGGCCGGAGCTGACCGCGTGGTAACTCTTGACCTCCACGCCGTTCAGGTTCAAGGATTCTTTGATATCCCAGTTGATAACCTCTTCACAACGCCACTTTTCGCCCAATATTATACTGAAAACAATATCAAAGGTGATGATGTTGTCGTTGTAGCTCCCAAAAATAGTGGAGTAAAAAGGGCTCGTAGCCTGGCAGAGCTTTTAGATTCACCGATTGCAATCGTTGACTATGAAGATGATGATAAGGCTCGTGAGAATGGTTATATCATTGGAGACGTTGAGGACAAGAATGTTATTCTCATTGACGACATCCTTACGACTGGGAAGACTTTTGCCAGTGCTGCAAGCATCGTAAAAGACGCTGGGGCACGTGATATCTACGCTGTAGCCAGCCACGGTCTTTTCACACCAGGATCAAATGAGCTACTAAACCAAGCTCCAATTAAGGAAATCCTTGTTACCGATTCTGTCAAAACAAATACCAAGAAGCCTGATCAAGTCAAGTACCTGACAGCTTCAGAATTAATTGCAAATGCAATCATCCGTATTCACGAAAATAGGCCAGTAAGTCCATTGTTTGAATACAAGAAAAAGAAAAAATAA
- a CDS encoding Rrf2 family transcriptional regulator: protein MQLTKAFEQGVCVMAMLTTQVSDIPLASKSIHKHLGVSMTYLQKIVRKLVVSDLLVSVSGKNGGFQLARSAGDISYLDVVEAIEGPIDTFPNTNLIGRVLGDVADDEKIVKAEEALHETFRQADQLWRQSLAARSIESLVNESLNGQEFHPIDWNLLTPKNELLVKKIIKRRQ from the coding sequence ATGCAACTTACTAAAGCTTTTGAACAAGGTGTCTGTGTCATGGCCATGTTGACCACCCAAGTTTCAGACATTCCCTTGGCCTCAAAAAGTATTCATAAGCATTTGGGAGTTTCCATGACCTACCTGCAAAAAATAGTGCGAAAACTTGTTGTCTCTGACCTGCTTGTTTCGGTATCAGGTAAGAATGGTGGCTTCCAGCTGGCAAGATCAGCAGGCGATATAAGTTATCTTGATGTGGTTGAAGCCATTGAAGGCCCAATTGACACTTTTCCCAATACCAATTTAATTGGTCGAGTTTTGGGTGATGTGGCTGATGATGAAAAAATAGTCAAGGCTGAAGAGGCCCTCCATGAGACCTTTAGGCAGGCAGATCAATTGTGGCGACAAAGCCTAGCTGCTAGAAGCATTGAAAGCCTGGTAAATGAATCTTTAAATGGACAGGAATTTCATCCCATTGATTGGAATCTTCTTACTCCCAAAAATGAGTTATTAGTTAAAAAAATTATTAAAAGGAGGCAGTAA